The sequence below is a genomic window from Nitrospirae bacterium CG2_30_53_67.
CAGACCGGCATAGTCCCGCAAATCCTGGGGGATCAGGATCCTTCCCTGTTTGTCAATGGCGCACTCAGCGAGTGAACTTAAAACCATTCTCAAGGTATCTTCCTGCGCCTGGTTTCTATACTGCTGGCTTTTTGACTTTTCGAAGGTAATCCATTCGGACAGGGGATAGGCGCGAAGACACCGGTTGTATTTCACCACAATCAGTTTTTCCTCGTAGTTGTTGGCAAGGACTTCCCGAAACTTGGCCGGGAAATTCAGCCGTCCCTTGGCATCAATGGTATGATTAAACCTGCCCCGGAACATCTATCCTCCACAAGATCCCACTTCACCCCACCAATGAGCGCAGTATACCCACCTGACTCGCACAATGTCAAGGAATTTATTGAAATTTTTTTGGCTTGGATAGACATCCGATTTGAAAAATCTTTCATGAAAAAACAGTTTGACAAAAAAATAGAAATCCATGATCAATATATTGTGTATGAATTTTTTCTTGGTGGATATATGGCATGAGCAGGGGAACCCTGCTTGCAGGAAAAAATATGGATCAACCCGTGGTAAAAAGTGGGAGGAAAATTTACCCCGTTACTTTTCCAGGAACCTTTCCAAGGTGTATTGTTTGGACCGGGATACGGCTTCATTCATGGAGCAGCCGAGCGCAAGATATCCGCAGAGGGCGGACGAAAAAATGCAGCCGCTTCCGTGAAGTTCTTTAGCCGCCCTGGGTCCCGGAAACGAGACAAAATCAATTCCGTCGTAAAGAAGGTCCATAGGATCCCCTGAGCGATGTCCTCCGGTGACAATCACGTCCCGGGGACCGAGGGCCTGTATGGACTTGCACATCCTTCTGATCCATGAATCCTCTTCCTCATCAGGAGAGCGATCCATCCCGCTTAAGATCCCGGCCTCGGAGAGGTTTGGGGTGACCGCTGCGGCAAGCGGGAAGAGGGCATCCATCATGACGGAGACGCCCTCTTCATTCAAGAGGGGAACCCCGTTCGAAGAGCGAATGACCGGATCGATCACCAGAATCCTGGGGGGGAACCGTTTCAAAAAATCCACTGTAATACGAACATGGTCCGCAGAAACAAGCATCCCTGTCTTGACCGCATCGATCCTGAAATCGCTGAGCACGGTTTCAAGCTGGAGGGAAAAGGCCTCCGGGGCCACGGGAAAGACCCCTCGGACGCCTTTCGAATCCTGGGCCGTAATCGCGGAAATCACGGAGAGTCCGTACAAACCAAGGGCATGGAATGTCTTGAGGTCGGCCTGGATCCCTGCCCCGCCCGTGGGGTCTGATCCGGCAATGGTGAGAACGATCTTATTTTGCACCGGCTCTACACGCTCCTTCTCCCTTGAATTCAATCCGGTTTAAAATCATATCCATGGGAACCTGAAAAATCAAGCAGGAAGAAAGCCGGCCTAAGAAAGGGATCGCGGTGTTGGGCATTATTCCCATCAAAAATGGAGATTTGAACTTGACAATAGGGCATAGGATAGGGTAAATTGAAATCATTCAGATAATTTTTGGGGCATACCATGGAATTTCGTCCTGCTGTTGTCGTTCATTATAAAAGTGGCGACATCAAAAAAGGGTATACCAGAAACTTCGCATTCTTCCGCAATACCTTTGACCTCACCGAAGTGGACAGCAAGACCCAAGAAGAGCTGCAGGCCACGCAAGTACAGGTTGAGGATCTCAAGGCGGTCTTCTTTGTAAAGAACCTTGACGGAAACCCTGATTATCATTCCCAACCCGATTCCGTTCCCGAACGGCACGGCTTCG
It includes:
- a CDS encoding bifunctional hydroxymethylpyrimidine kinase/phosphomethylpyrimidine kinase is translated as MQNKIVLTIAGSDPTGGAGIQADLKTFHALGLYGLSVISAITAQDSKGVRGVFPVAPEAFSLQLETVLSDFRIDAVKTGMLVSADHVRITVDFLKRFPPRILVIDPVIRSSNGVPLLNEEGVSVMMDALFPLAAAVTPNLSEAGILSGMDRSPDEEEDSWIRRMCKSIQALGPRDVIVTGGHRSGDPMDLLYDGIDFVSFPGPRAAKELHGSGCIFSSALCGYLALGCSMNEAVSRSKQYTLERFLEK
- a CDS encoding division/cell wall cluster transcriptional repressor MraZ, which produces MFRGRFNHTIDAKGRLNFPAKFREVLANNYEEKLIVVKYNRCLRAYPLSEWITFEKSKSQQYRNQAQEDTLRMVLSSLAECAIDKQGRILIPQDLRDYAGLSKDAVLIGMFKKIEIWDKKRQEEHEALVQESQDLGEALTQLGL